CTAAATACTTGTAGGAGTGATGAGAAATGAATGAAATCATGAATCAGTTCGTGGATTTTACAGGAGTCGAAGGGGCTTACATTGCTTTTGTTGCTCTGGCAGTGACGCTAGTTGTGCAAGGAATAAAGAAGAGCTTTCCTGTGCGGAAGAATTTGCTTCCAGTCATCGCATTGGGTGTCGGGTTAATCGTGGCTTTCCTATCGTTCCCCTTTACAGACCTTGAGCTTTCTGTGAGGTTGTGGGTCGGGGCTGTTGCAGGGTTTGCAGGCACAGGACTGTTCGAGACAATTAACAAGCGAGAAGGAACTACAAAGTAAAAATAAAAATGAGCGTTGACATCATTAAATTATATGATGTTAGCGCTCATTAGCTTAACTCTTACCCCCAAAGATAGTAGTAAATAGCTTATGGATGAGAAGCAGTATTAAGTAGAAAAAAGCAAAATTAAATAATAATCCTAAGATATTTAAAGATCGGTATTCGTAATCTGAACTTAAAATAAGCCAAGCTGCTGGAAACCCATAATCACGAGTAAATGTGTTGTATTGATTATCATTCATGTAGTAGCCTAAATCAGTAAATGAAGTACCAAACACAAGTAATATACTCACAATTATAAGAGTTAGTCGTTTGTTTTTTACTAATGTCATAGTTCCCTCCTGACATGGTTCTAAAGTGCTAAATATGGTATTTATTCCATTTTGGTCTTTAAATCTATTAACTCGTATTATACAATAAGGTTAACTTACTTGAAAGGTGATGATTCGAAAGATGAAGAAAATTATGTTGATTATGTTGTCAGTTGTTCTATCATTTGTCGCTTTTTCCCCTCTCGTAAATGTCGCTTCTGCGGATTCCTTAAATGCTCTAGAAATGCAAGCAGTTAAAGAATCTGCTGATAAGGTGGCAAAGAAATATGGTTTTGATGAAGTTGTTACAGGTGATGATCTACCAAACGATGTGAAATTATTGGAGTTTGATAGTTTTGAAGATTTGGAAGAATTTCTTGATGAACAGGCAAGTAAACCTCAAGCTGATATTGAAGTAAATAATGAATCGAAAAGTATTAGCGACTCTGTCCAACAAGATGTTTCAAATTCAAGTATCAGTCGTATAGATGATGATCACTTCCTTTTATTTGACGATGACGGTATTTTTAACCATCCTGCGAATACAGTATTAAGGGTTGATTTTGCATACACCACAAAAAATATGTATTCGAATGGTATCTGGTTTGATAGTATTACTGATATTGATGTTAACAGTCTTTCTCCAATATCTACTTGGGTTAATACTCTAAATCCACGTGCAAAAGTTTCAATAATAAATGGCCAGTATGCAACCTTTCGCATTAAAGGGTATCACCTATTAGGTGTCGCTGTAAAAGGCTTTGAATTGGGCTTTAAAGCTTTTAAAGATTATGATGAAACTGTTAGAGAAAAGTCTAATTAATATTTGATAAAAAGAAAAATAAAATACGAGTAGTATATTGGCTCCTGGAATTTCTAGGAGCCTTTTTGATTCTGTTTACACATCTTCGTGATTGAGATATTCAAATCTCCGTAAGATTACGGGGCGGTGCTATTCTGACATGCAGGGGTTGGGCTATTTTTTGAGGCAATTAAATAACAGAAGGTCTAACTAAATAAAAATAATCATAAAAAAAGCGCGGCTCACTCTCCCAAGTGTAGTTCGCGCTCTCTAATTAATTCTTTTAATTCCTCTAAATCCTCTATAGTAGCCATGTTCTTCACAAATCCTCTAGCAGAGGAGCGCGCTGCATACATTCAGACTCGTTGGAACAAGAAAGAAAAAGCAATAATGAGAGAGAGTATATTCTAAATGTTGTGCACTCTGATTATTCTTTTATTTAGAATGTTTTTGTTGAAAATGATCGAATTAAATGTTATTATTTGTCAGAATATAAGCTTTGGTATTAGGAGTGGCACTGTGAATAAAGACGATATACTTGAATACCTTAAGGGGAAAATACCTGATTACTCCAATCAACAAAGACAACACGCATTGCAATTTTCACTGTACGTTTATCCTTTTTTGATGAGAGGGGAGCAACACCCGTTTATAAGTAACCTGGTAAATGCTTTATTTGAGATTGAGGAGAAAATCCCAGGTTATTCTTCAAAAACAATAGATTGGATCAGTAAAATAAAGAAAAAGCACTTTGAACAAATGATTCAAATCTTAGGTGAGGTTGGAGTTTTAAGAAAATTCTCTTCAATCGCAAAAGAGCATTCTATTGAGTTAGAGCCAAGAAAAAATAAAGGTAAAAATCCAGAGTTTAGGGGTATTCTTCAGGAGAGGTACATTTCAATTGAAGTTAAAACAGCAAGTCTATTTGAATTTAATGACAATAGACAGACTGGTTTACAAATTACTTCTCATTTAGATTATAAGGATTATTCATCTGTGAAAAACCACGGGAAGATCATTAATCCATTATCTCTTAAAGTAAAAGACTATTTACACAGTGCAAATGAAAAATTTAAAGATCATAAGAAAAATAACGAATACGTTGATGATCTTTGTATTTTGTTTATAATATGGGACGACTATATCAATGAACCTTTAAGTGCCTTGATCAACCCAAATAGCGGGCTATTTACTAAAAAATCATTTTCCGCTGATTCTAATTTTGAAAATGTTGATGGTGTAATCATTATTAGAAACATACATCAGTTATTTAGGAATCTTAGATTCGGGGAAATAGTTGATTACGGTGTAAAAGGATGGTTTGATCCATTGAACTTTTCTAATCCGTCAGTTCCACCGATATTCGTTCAAAATCCTACCGGAAAGAGGATTAGCAAAAAGATTTTTGAGCGGTTTAACGCATTTGAAACTGATATATTTACTAAAATGCCAATAGCGGAATATAGACCAACAGATTTTGTAGATTGGAAAACCGGAATTTCAGTCTCGGGGCTGTATTCTGTTCCATCAGATTTGAGAGAAATAGTATTAGAATACTTTATAAGAAATAATAGTTCGCATTTATGGCGTTCATATAGCGACATTGCATTGTTTGGTAATATCGATGTCGAAAGAATATATGAAAGCGCTATTGAAAATAATGAAGAT
The genomic region above belongs to Aureibacillus halotolerans and contains:
- a CDS encoding holin, with protein sequence MNEIMNQFVDFTGVEGAYIAFVALAVTLVVQGIKKSFPVRKNLLPVIALGVGLIVAFLSFPFTDLELSVRLWVGAVAGFAGTGLFETINKREGTTK
- a CDS encoding SEC-C domain-containing protein, with translation MNKDDILEYLKGKIPDYSNQQRQHALQFSLYVYPFLMRGEQHPFISNLVNALFEIEEKIPGYSSKTIDWISKIKKKHFEQMIQILGEVGVLRKFSSIAKEHSIELEPRKNKGKNPEFRGILQERYISIEVKTASLFEFNDNRQTGLQITSHLDYKDYSSVKNHGKIINPLSLKVKDYLHSANEKFKDHKKNNEYVDDLCILFIIWDDYINEPLSALINPNSGLFTKKSFSADSNFENVDGVIIIRNIHQLFRNLRFGEIVDYGVKGWFDPLNFSNPSVPPIFVQNPTGKRISKKIFERFNAFETDIFTKMPIAEYRPTDFVDWKTGISVSGLYSVPSDLREIVLEYFIRNNSSHLWRSYSDIALFGNIDVERIYESAIENNEDSPLDYALETIKTTLRMQQQIQRVALEENAVVDTRRVNLNNQFRLHYHLNKMTGPSQDCPCNSGVTYKECCSKKLRHFHYTNYSDI